In the Paenibacillus pabuli genome, one interval contains:
- the cls gene encoding cardiolipin synthase, which yields MFWLVIILLVFIFQAATIIILEFRNPSKAVAWLFILFCVPPIGFIVYYFVAQDFNKRKKVRKAGSRIFREIKETIWEQAHIVKEAAEMPDNRFIHQQRLFNLLSHLSESPITGCNRSRVLTNGKEAFPAMLREMEKAKHHLHVEFYIFRDDAISTKFQEVMIRKAREGVRVRFICDGLGSHKMSLGFIRKLQDAGVEFHYFLPPLIATIDRRVNYRNHRKIIVVDGKVGFVGGINVGDDYLGKDPKMGFWRDTHMQLEGDAVYFLQNTFLNDWKLASGEQITEAQLKELFPPHICSGNEKIQILASGPDQEWDAIQEMCFGAISVACDRIYIASPYFIPDPALYEALKTAAVSGVDVKIIIPYQSDSRLVHLASLSYVEELLRAGVEFYQYRKGFIHAKVMIVDELLATVGTANMDMRSFFCNFELTAVLFESSSMDRLVGDFERDLKVSSKIDLKAFQERSRVQKGAEILSRMLSPLL from the coding sequence ATGTTTTGGCTGGTCATTATTTTACTCGTTTTTATTTTCCAGGCAGCCACCATTATCATATTGGAGTTCAGAAATCCGTCCAAAGCGGTGGCCTGGCTGTTTATTTTGTTTTGTGTGCCTCCAATTGGTTTTATCGTGTATTACTTCGTGGCACAAGACTTCAACAAGCGAAAAAAAGTGCGGAAAGCCGGATCCAGAATTTTCAGGGAGATTAAGGAAACGATATGGGAGCAGGCTCATATTGTGAAGGAAGCTGCCGAAATGCCGGACAATCGCTTTATACATCAGCAGCGGCTGTTTAATCTGCTGTCCCACCTGTCGGAGAGCCCTATCACGGGCTGCAACCGAAGCAGAGTGTTAACGAACGGGAAAGAGGCCTTCCCGGCCATGTTGAGGGAAATGGAGAAGGCGAAGCATCATTTGCATGTGGAGTTTTACATTTTTCGTGATGATGCAATCAGTACCAAGTTCCAGGAAGTCATGATTCGCAAGGCACGTGAGGGTGTGAGAGTCCGCTTCATCTGTGACGGCCTTGGCAGCCATAAAATGAGCTTGGGCTTCATCCGAAAGCTCCAGGATGCCGGGGTGGAATTCCATTACTTCCTTCCTCCGCTGATTGCCACCATCGATCGGAGGGTCAATTACCGGAATCATCGGAAAATTATCGTCGTGGATGGAAAGGTTGGATTCGTAGGTGGTATTAATGTGGGGGACGATTACCTTGGAAAAGACCCGAAAATGGGGTTCTGGCGAGATACACATATGCAGCTGGAAGGTGACGCCGTTTATTTTCTGCAAAATACGTTTCTTAATGACTGGAAGCTTGCTTCCGGCGAGCAGATTACCGAAGCACAGCTGAAGGAACTGTTTCCGCCTCATATATGCAGCGGAAACGAAAAAATCCAGATTTTGGCCAGTGGTCCCGATCAGGAGTGGGATGCGATTCAGGAAATGTGTTTTGGGGCCATCTCGGTTGCCTGTGACCGCATTTATATCGCAAGCCCTTATTTTATCCCAGATCCAGCCCTGTACGAAGCGCTTAAGACCGCAGCCGTCAGCGGAGTGGACGTAAAAATCATCATTCCGTATCAGTCTGATTCCCGTCTCGTACATCTGGCTTCCCTCTCATACGTGGAGGAACTGCTCCGGGCAGGGGTGGAGTTTTATCAATACCGAAAAGGGTTCATACACGCCAAGGTCATGATTGTAGATGAATTGCTTGCCACCGTGGGGACAGCCAACATGGATATGCGCAGTTTTTTCTGCAACTTCGAACTGACTGCCGTTCTGTTTGAGTCCTCCTCCATGGATCGATTGGTCGGGGATTTCGAGCGGGATTTGAAGGTGTCCAGCAAGATCGACCTGAAGGCATTCCAGGAGCGTTCACGAGTGCAAAAAGGGGCGGAAATACTTTCTCGCATGCTTTCTCCGCTGCTTTAG
- a CDS encoding GntR family transcriptional regulator, whose product MIIQLDMQSELPIYSQLVYQIIEGIASGELQLGEALPSVRNLAADIGVNLHTVNKAYTLLKQDGYILIHRQKGVVVNPDGMPGLTDDFLKKQQTELRPIIAEAICRGMTKEELSAVLDQMYDDVKMGHNKE is encoded by the coding sequence TTGATTATTCAACTGGATATGCAATCCGAACTTCCCATCTATTCGCAACTTGTTTATCAAATTATCGAAGGCATTGCTAGTGGTGAGCTACAGCTAGGTGAGGCGCTACCTTCGGTTCGGAATTTGGCAGCAGATATTGGTGTTAACCTTCATACGGTCAACAAGGCTTATACCTTACTCAAGCAAGATGGATACATACTAATTCACAGACAAAAGGGTGTTGTAGTAAACCCTGATGGAATGCCTGGTCTAACGGATGATTTTTTGAAAAAGCAGCAAACAGAATTAAGACCGATTATTGCCGAAGCGATATGTCGCGGAATGACCAAAGAGGAACTGTCTGCGGTATTAGACCAAATGTATGATGATGTAAAGATGGGTCACAACAAGGAATAA
- a CDS encoding ABC transporter ATP-binding protein, producing MQQEPVVRLQGVSKIISSRSLVSDLTLDISPGQVFGFLGPNGAGKTTTIRMMVGLMSISKGDIFISGHSIKNEFEQAVAQVGAIVENPEMYKFLTGYQNLVHFARMSPGITKERIAETIERVGLTARIHDKVKTYSLGMRQRLGVAQAILHKPKLLVLDEPTNGLDPQGIRELRDYLRQLTREEGITVFVSSHLLSEMELMCDTVAIIQNGKLIDVRNLKAEAGTDALTEVAFEVNDVQRASELIEDAVIQGNMLVVRLSREQIPDLNARLVSEGIQIYGIRNVTHTLEDQFLQVTGGGGIA from the coding sequence ATGCAGCAGGAGCCGGTCGTCCGACTTCAGGGCGTCAGTAAAATCATATCTTCCCGATCGTTGGTCAGCGACCTGACTCTGGATATTTCTCCGGGGCAGGTTTTTGGTTTTTTAGGGCCAAATGGTGCTGGTAAAACAACAACGATCCGAATGATGGTCGGACTTATGTCCATTAGTAAGGGAGATATCTTCATCTCGGGACATAGTATTAAAAATGAATTTGAGCAAGCGGTGGCCCAGGTGGGTGCCATTGTAGAGAATCCGGAAATGTATAAGTTTCTCACCGGATATCAGAATCTTGTCCATTTTGCCCGCATGTCGCCAGGGATTACGAAAGAACGAATTGCGGAAACCATTGAGCGTGTAGGGCTTACCGCCCGTATTCATGACAAGGTGAAAACCTATTCTCTGGGTATGCGTCAGCGTCTTGGTGTCGCCCAGGCCATATTACATAAGCCGAAGCTGCTTGTGCTGGATGAGCCAACCAACGGTCTTGATCCGCAAGGGATTCGGGAACTTCGGGATTATCTGCGTCAGCTCACCCGTGAAGAAGGCATTACGGTCTTTGTTTCCAGTCACTTGTTGTCAGAGATGGAACTCATGTGTGATACGGTTGCCATAATCCAAAATGGCAAGCTGATTGACGTGAGAAACCTCAAAGCGGAAGCCGGGACGGATGCACTCACAGAAGTTGCCTTTGAGGTGAATGATGTACAGCGTGCCTCGGAACTGATTGAAGATGCTGTGATCCAAGGTAACATGCTTGTGGTACGTCTGTCGCGTGAACAGATTCCGGACTTGAACGCCAGACTGGTAAGCGAAGGCATTCAGATATACGGTATCCGTAACGTAACACATACACTCGAAGATCAATTTTTACAAGTGACTGGGGGCGGAGGTATTGCCTAA
- a CDS encoding LCP family protein: MKKWMKISIWVVSIFIIAVFGYAMYLYQSVKSTADQIYEPRDPAQPVSISDSRGGLPVDINSKEPFNALILGVDERPNDPGRSDTMIVLSVNPGKKQVLMFNIPRDTRTEIVGHNTEDKINHAYAFGGVDMSVRTVEQFLDAPIHYYMKVDMEGFAKIIDLVGGVDVNNPFAFDYDGRRYEQGNIHLDGVAALGFSRMRYDDPQGDLGRNGRQREVLKQMMKNTMQFSSVLNLQNMLDELGTHVRTDLTFDEMKELILDYRSDLEHIDTVEIKGKGEKIDGIYYYIVEQQERDRIHGIIQENLQK; encoded by the coding sequence ATGAAAAAATGGATGAAAATTTCGATCTGGGTGGTTTCCATTTTCATCATTGCTGTATTTGGTTATGCGATGTACCTATACCAATCCGTCAAATCTACGGCTGATCAGATCTACGAGCCGCGTGATCCTGCTCAGCCTGTCTCAATTTCGGATAGTAGAGGCGGGCTGCCTGTTGATATTAATAGTAAAGAGCCCTTCAATGCTCTTATTCTCGGAGTGGATGAACGTCCGAATGATCCAGGGCGCTCGGATACAATGATCGTATTAAGTGTGAATCCTGGCAAAAAACAAGTGCTTATGTTTAATATTCCGAGGGATACACGAACCGAGATTGTTGGTCACAACACAGAAGACAAAATTAATCACGCCTATGCCTTCGGCGGAGTAGACATGTCCGTGAGAACCGTGGAACAATTTCTAGATGCTCCTATTCATTATTATATGAAGGTGGACATGGAAGGTTTTGCGAAAATCATTGATTTGGTCGGCGGTGTAGACGTAAATAATCCGTTTGCATTCGATTATGACGGCCGGCGTTACGAGCAGGGGAATATTCATCTCGATGGCGTGGCTGCACTCGGTTTTTCAAGAATGCGGTATGATGATCCCCAAGGAGACCTGGGTCGTAATGGACGGCAACGTGAAGTTCTGAAACAAATGATGAAAAATACAATGCAGTTCTCCAGTGTGCTCAATCTTCAAAATATGCTGGATGAGCTCGGGACGCATGTCAGGACGGATCTGACTTTTGACGAAATGAAGGAACTTATCCTCGATTACCGCAGTGATCTGGAACATATTGATACGGTGGAGATCAAGGGCAAGGGCGAAAAAATCGATGGTATCTACTATTACATTGTGGAACAGCAGGAACGGGATCGCATTCATGGGATAATTCAAGAGAATCTGCAGAAATAA
- a CDS encoding VanZ family protein: MEEGSRKRRHGRRRRLYGFILSLLLVAAWVLVIWSMSKQSYQQQTIQPWLHQLSEKVKIGFALPDVQFTYGDHDYSLRQRPYDFAEFIFRKSAHLFVYAVLAVLVYGGLRYRKMRMLTCIAASLIVVAMIASIDEYIQQFSPNRTSSIRDIGVDLIGGCCGIAIYVVTKATIRKLRSRGNPGS, translated from the coding sequence ATGGAGGAGGGCTCCAGAAAAAGGAGACACGGACGCAGACGGAGATTATACGGTTTTATCCTGTCCTTGTTATTGGTTGCAGCTTGGGTGCTGGTGATTTGGTCCATGTCCAAACAATCCTACCAACAGCAGACCATCCAGCCTTGGCTGCATCAATTGTCCGAAAAAGTCAAAATCGGATTTGCACTGCCTGATGTACAGTTTACTTACGGAGATCATGACTATTCACTGAGACAGAGACCCTATGATTTTGCCGAGTTTATATTTCGCAAGAGTGCACACCTATTTGTCTATGCTGTGCTGGCGGTTCTTGTCTACGGTGGACTGCGATACAGGAAAATGCGAATGCTGACCTGTATCGCTGCTTCGCTGATTGTGGTAGCTATGATCGCCTCTATCGATGAATATATACAGCAGTTCAGCCCTAATCGAACAAGTTCGATACGTGATATCGGCGTGGATCTGATCGGAGGCTGCTGCGGAATTGCAATATATGTGGTGACGAAGGCTACAATTCGTAAATTAAGGTCTCGCGGAAATCCGGGCTCCTGA
- a CDS encoding alpha/beta hydrolase family protein, which produces MNHWKKLLLSLISACLILPVTSISAAAEEPAGRENLVPIREIAEKHGAEVSWQQKTGQITISKYELTIVVKVGEKQAMVNGQVIRLDNPVQLTKGVTFMDVGFITEALKAAPEDIFISLISEGDGKEAAKYVHTSVSGVLSPALLSQLWAALEGQNGKITSKAIAKHVENNSVHRNVTYTFKTALTSVNITVRMNDDGLVDDLYIAAATPDVYQKPSYDDASAYTEQDITVGRGDLALPGTLTLPKGEGPFPVVILVHGSGASNQDAAIGGAKPFRDLAVGLASQGVAVLRYDKVTYEHTYKVASQPKFTLKQESVDQVTDAVELLKKNAHIDSTAIFVAGHSQGGFAIPLIIAEDKQHDIAGSILLAAPSSSFVDVLTEQQEELVDRMKQLGLDTEIMKEQADFYKNVAAIVKDPKYSVDHLPEAFPLQPVYWWFEQRDYVPGELAKTQNTPMLILQGENDVQVSMNQFQNWKKALQGHSNVTYNSYPKVNHLLSSYDGLSIGREYAEPSNVSKAIIDDIAQWVLNIE; this is translated from the coding sequence ATGAACCATTGGAAAAAGCTATTACTTTCTCTTATTTCTGCATGTCTCATCCTGCCAGTGACATCCATCTCAGCAGCTGCTGAAGAACCCGCTGGTAGGGAAAATCTAGTTCCTATTCGCGAGATTGCAGAGAAGCATGGGGCAGAGGTATCTTGGCAACAAAAAACAGGACAAATCACAATAAGTAAATATGAGCTTACGATTGTAGTTAAGGTAGGGGAGAAACAGGCGATGGTGAATGGGCAAGTCATCCGCTTAGACAATCCTGTTCAGTTAACTAAAGGAGTTACCTTTATGGATGTGGGATTTATTACCGAGGCACTGAAAGCAGCACCTGAGGATATATTTATTTCACTTATAAGTGAGGGTGACGGCAAGGAAGCAGCAAAGTATGTTCATACTTCTGTGAGTGGGGTGTTGTCACCCGCGTTGTTGAGTCAGCTGTGGGCGGCATTAGAAGGACAAAATGGCAAAATTACAAGTAAAGCCATAGCTAAACACGTAGAAAATAACTCAGTGCATCGTAATGTCACCTATACTTTTAAGACAGCGCTTACTAGTGTAAATATTACAGTCAGAATGAATGATGACGGACTTGTGGATGACTTGTATATTGCTGCCGCTACTCCAGATGTTTATCAAAAACCAAGTTACGACGACGCATCTGCCTATACAGAACAAGACATTACGGTTGGTCGGGGTGATCTAGCTTTACCAGGGACATTAACTTTGCCCAAGGGAGAGGGACCTTTCCCGGTTGTCATTCTGGTACACGGTTCAGGGGCTAGCAATCAAGATGCTGCCATTGGTGGGGCAAAGCCATTTCGCGATCTAGCGGTAGGTTTAGCTTCACAAGGAGTTGCTGTATTAAGATACGATAAGGTCACATATGAGCATACCTATAAGGTGGCTTCACAGCCTAAATTCACCTTAAAACAAGAAAGCGTAGATCAGGTAACCGATGCAGTAGAATTACTTAAAAAGAATGCACATATTGATTCTACAGCGATTTTTGTAGCTGGACATAGTCAAGGCGGGTTTGCAATACCGTTAATCATTGCTGAGGATAAACAACATGATATTGCAGGAAGCATCCTACTTGCTGCACCAAGCAGTAGCTTTGTGGATGTACTTACCGAGCAGCAGGAGGAATTGGTAGATCGGATGAAGCAGCTTGGTTTAGACACGGAGATCATGAAAGAACAAGCTGATTTTTATAAAAATGTTGCTGCGATAGTGAAAGATCCTAAATATTCTGTAGATCATCTTCCTGAGGCGTTTCCACTTCAACCTGTTTATTGGTGGTTTGAGCAGAGAGATTATGTGCCTGGGGAACTGGCTAAAACACAAAATACCCCCATGCTTATTCTACAAGGCGAAAATGATGTGCAAGTGTCTATGAATCAATTTCAAAACTGGAAAAAGGCTCTTCAAGGTCATTCCAATGTAACGTACAATAGCTATCCAAAGGTAAATCATCTGTTATCCAGCTATGATGGACTTTCGATTGGTCGAGAGTACGCTGAGCCATCTAATGTCTCCAAAGCCATCATCGATGATATTGCGCAGTGGGTATTAAACATTGAGTGA
- a CDS encoding DUF1648 domain-containing protein translates to MIFIVYWAVLNMLFHFKMKKIKGTLTTVEAPQRVKIDTTFRQNKLTYSNYWFLIHIAIIVAIAIISILNYKALPNVIPMKYDLQGNVTSSVPKTYLSVLAINLVQLGIIALMMLVNWSIKTSKQQLTPSNPAQFTADHIRFRRKWSLFTIITGLLLTILFAFIQMNMFVPNLVLLTGISFIIPVLIVLGAVWLSLTGRQGGGKIRNHREDRERSKEQPVNDDNYWKLGFIYYNPNDPSLTVEKRYGIGWTINFARPLSWVLFLFIIAIVVISIVLSQ, encoded by the coding sequence ATGATATTCATTGTGTACTGGGCAGTACTAAACATGTTATTTCATTTCAAGATGAAAAAGATAAAGGGAACACTTACAACTGTAGAAGCGCCTCAAAGGGTTAAAATCGATACCACCTTCCGCCAAAACAAACTCACCTATTCCAACTATTGGTTTCTCATTCATATTGCTATTATTGTAGCCATTGCGATCATTTCGATCTTGAATTATAAGGCCCTGCCTAACGTCATTCCAATGAAATATGATCTTCAGGGCAATGTCACTTCCAGTGTGCCCAAAACCTACCTTTCGGTACTGGCTATTAACCTTGTACAGCTAGGAATAATTGCACTTATGATGCTGGTGAACTGGAGTATTAAAACAAGCAAACAACAGCTTACACCATCTAATCCTGCCCAATTTACTGCTGATCATATCCGATTCCGCCGTAAGTGGTCCCTATTTACGATCATAACAGGGTTGCTTCTTACCATTTTATTTGCCTTCATTCAGATGAATATGTTCGTCCCTAATCTGGTCTTGTTAACAGGTATTAGCTTCATCATCCCTGTGCTGATCGTGTTAGGCGCTGTATGGCTGTCTCTCACAGGCAGACAAGGCGGTGGGAAAATTCGTAATCATCGAGAGGATCGCGAACGCTCTAAGGAGCAGCCTGTGAATGACGATAATTATTGGAAGCTCGGTTTTATTTACTACAATCCCAATGATCCTTCTCTAACCGTAGAAAAACGATATGGCATAGGCTGGACTATTAACTTCGCTCGCCCATTATCCTGGGTCCTGTTCTTATTCATCATTGCAATTGTGGTTATAAGCATAGTCCTGAGCCAATAA
- a CDS encoding AI-2E family transporter gives MINNKFYRICTAIILLLLIVYLGDKVNFIFRPLTSLIHIIIIPLLIAGFFYYLLRPLVDFMERHRLKRALSVLIIYVVIALLIAGFSVLIWPSLREQLWNFIENTPALISSLSTQLNELERNGFLSKYLPEDSDIVSRFSDFLTQGITQVSDYLSGLFSVVSNLVIILATFPIMLYYMLKEGSKFGTNLTLLLPRRYRKDGEETVHEIDEALSNFIVGRVIVNVALGILMYIGFLILGLPYALLLTAASIILNFIPYVGAILAAIPVVIVAFIESPSMAIWSLIIIVVAQQIQDNLISPYVYGKQLDIHPLTTVILLLVGADLWNILGMIIVIPLYMILKIIVRRIHYRIVEDKTEL, from the coding sequence TTGATAAATAACAAGTTCTACCGAATTTGCACAGCCATTATTTTGCTGCTGCTCATTGTGTATTTGGGGGATAAGGTTAATTTTATTTTCCGCCCGTTAACATCACTCATACATATCATTATTATTCCGCTGTTAATCGCGGGCTTTTTCTATTATTTGCTTCGGCCGCTCGTTGATTTCATGGAACGACATCGGTTGAAAAGGGCCCTATCTGTTCTAATTATTTATGTTGTGATTGCCCTGCTGATTGCCGGGTTCAGCGTGCTCATATGGCCGTCACTCCGGGAGCAACTGTGGAACTTTATTGAAAATACGCCTGCTTTGATCTCCTCTCTTAGCACACAGCTAAATGAACTGGAGAGAAACGGGTTCCTGTCCAAATACTTGCCGGAGGATTCGGATATTGTTTCTAGATTTTCCGACTTTCTGACACAGGGAATTACACAGGTATCCGATTATTTGTCAGGCTTGTTCTCGGTTGTATCCAATCTGGTCATTATTTTGGCCACGTTTCCGATTATGCTGTATTACATGCTGAAGGAAGGCAGCAAGTTTGGTACCAATCTCACCTTGCTTCTGCCGCGACGATACCGGAAGGACGGAGAAGAGACCGTTCACGAAATTGATGAAGCGCTGAGCAATTTTATTGTAGGGCGGGTTATTGTCAACGTCGCGCTAGGGATCCTCATGTACATTGGTTTTCTCATCCTTGGTTTGCCTTATGCGCTGTTGCTGACGGCTGCATCCATCATCTTGAACTTTATTCCTTATGTGGGTGCGATCCTGGCAGCGATACCTGTCGTGATTGTGGCCTTTATTGAATCTCCATCGATGGCCATTTGGTCACTGATTATTATCGTCGTGGCACAGCAGATCCAGGATAATCTGATATCTCCTTATGTATATGGCAAGCAGTTGGATATCCATCCGCTGACAACCGTTATTCTGTTGCTCGTGGGTGCCGATCTGTGGAACATCTTGGGTATGATCATCGTTATTCCGCTATATATGATCCTGAAAATTATAGTTCGCAGAATCCATTATCGGATTGTCGAAGATAAGACTGAACTTTGA
- a CDS encoding hemolysin family protein, with translation MESERYALNLVMVAFLIGLSAFFVAVEFALVRVRPSRIDQMIAEGNKRALAVKQAVANLDGYLSACQLGITITSLGLGWLGEPTVEKILHPVFESMQIPEAVSSFLSFVIAFASITYLHVVVGELAPKTIAIRKAETVALLTSTPIIWFNRIMYPFIWLLNGSANQLVKLFGIKPASEHEAAHSEEELQIIINESFESGKINQAEFGYVSRIFAFDEMLAKEIMVPRTDMVCLYVNRSNEENLDIIRQEQYTRFPVVNESKDDIIGIINTKQFFLELYGNDEPVDLSSLIQPVSAVHETTPVKDLLKKMQKDGVHIAVLVDEYGGTSGIVTIEDVLEQIVGEIRDEFDADEVEDIQIINENYVIMDGKVSLSKVNDMFMSNLDADEWDTIGGWLYSHRPEMNEQDEYEFENLTFVLLEKDKNRFYKVAVVPKEPLVMSEYAEDESEKKS, from the coding sequence ATGGAAAGTGAGAGGTATGCGTTAAATTTAGTAATGGTTGCATTTTTGATAGGACTTTCGGCTTTTTTTGTTGCAGTGGAGTTCGCTCTGGTACGGGTTCGTCCGAGCCGGATCGACCAAATGATTGCAGAGGGGAACAAGCGTGCGCTGGCTGTTAAACAGGCCGTTGCCAATCTGGATGGCTATTTGTCCGCCTGCCAGCTTGGAATCACGATCACCTCTCTGGGACTGGGCTGGCTGGGTGAACCAACGGTAGAGAAGATTCTCCACCCTGTGTTCGAAAGCATGCAAATTCCTGAGGCGGTGTCTTCGTTCTTATCGTTTGTTATTGCGTTTGCTTCCATCACGTATCTGCATGTTGTGGTTGGTGAACTTGCTCCAAAAACGATTGCAATCCGCAAAGCCGAGACTGTCGCACTACTGACGTCTACACCTATCATCTGGTTTAACCGAATTATGTATCCTTTTATCTGGCTGTTAAACGGCTCAGCGAACCAACTGGTGAAACTGTTCGGGATCAAACCTGCTTCCGAGCATGAAGCAGCGCACTCTGAAGAAGAGTTGCAGATCATTATCAATGAAAGTTTTGAAAGTGGTAAAATCAACCAAGCCGAGTTCGGTTATGTAAGCCGAATCTTTGCTTTTGATGAGATGTTAGCCAAAGAAATCATGGTTCCCCGGACCGATATGGTCTGCCTTTATGTGAATAGATCGAACGAGGAAAATCTGGATATTATCCGACAAGAACAATACACCCGTTTTCCGGTTGTAAATGAGAGCAAAGACGATATTATCGGTATCATCAATACCAAACAATTTTTCCTGGAGTTATACGGAAACGACGAACCTGTCGATCTGTCTTCCCTGATTCAGCCGGTATCGGCTGTTCACGAAACGACTCCAGTTAAGGATCTGCTCAAGAAAATGCAGAAGGATGGCGTTCATATCGCCGTGCTGGTCGATGAATACGGCGGCACATCAGGGATCGTAACAATTGAAGATGTGCTTGAACAGATTGTCGGGGAAATTCGTGACGAATTCGATGCGGACGAAGTCGAAGATATCCAGATCATCAATGAAAACTATGTCATTATGGATGGCAAGGTATCCCTGTCGAAGGTAAACGACATGTTTATGTCTAACCTCGATGCCGATGAATGGGATACCATTGGTGGATGGCTCTACAGCCATCGACCGGAAATGAACGAGCAGGATGAGTATGAATTTGAAAACCTGACGTTTGTACTTCTGGAAAAAGACAAAAACCGTTTCTACAAGGTGGCTGTTGTACCTAAAGAACCACTTGTCATGTCTGAATATGCAGAAGATGAATCCGAAAAGAAATCGTAA
- a CDS encoding ABC transporter permease — MPNFGNLLLNENMKIFRRPRTWIMLSFLALISLLLPVLLREGMGGGDVYFWEAAITTVQIVFFLNTIFCVVIAAEAVAGEFTWGTIKLLLIRPWSRSKILASKYITVLGFSLLSTVLILLLATGMSYILFSHDGSANGGVTSAAYAFTLWAYLYVDLFITLAIAFMVSSVFRSGALAIGLSLFIMFTQSIFALIFNPARYDWAKYVLFNNMDLSRYMNSGMDLGLFGGGNAGMTLGFSVAVLAVYYVIFMVVSWVVFSKRDVAG; from the coding sequence TTGCCTAACTTTGGTAATCTTTTATTGAATGAAAATATGAAAATATTCCGGCGTCCCCGTACCTGGATCATGCTTTCCTTTTTGGCCTTAATCTCGCTGCTGCTTCCGGTGCTGCTGAGAGAAGGCATGGGAGGCGGTGACGTTTACTTCTGGGAAGCGGCGATAACGACGGTTCAGATCGTATTTTTCCTGAATACCATCTTCTGTGTGGTTATTGCGGCTGAAGCGGTAGCTGGTGAATTTACATGGGGTACAATCAAGCTGCTGCTCATTCGTCCGTGGTCCCGCAGCAAGATTCTGGCTTCAAAATACATTACGGTACTGGGGTTCAGTCTGCTCAGTACAGTTCTGATTCTCTTGCTCGCAACGGGCATGTCCTATATCCTGTTCTCCCATGACGGAAGTGCCAATGGAGGCGTAACCTCGGCAGCGTATGCCTTTACGTTATGGGCCTATCTGTACGTGGATCTGTTTATAACGCTGGCCATTGCCTTTATGGTTTCCTCTGTGTTTCGTTCGGGAGCACTGGCGATTGGTTTGTCACTGTTTATCATGTTTACCCAGAGTATATTTGCCTTAATCTTCAATCCGGCTCGCTATGACTGGGCCAAATATGTACTATTTAATAACATGGATCTCAGCCGGTATATGAATTCGGGAATGGACCTCGGATTGTTCGGCGGAGGTAATGCGGGAATGACCCTTGGCTTCTCGGTTGCCGTGTTGGCCGTATACTATGTAATTTTTATGGTTGTTTCGTGGGTTGTTTTCAGCAAAAGAGATGTGGCAGGCTAA